A window of the Chryseobacterium arthrosphaerae genome harbors these coding sequences:
- a CDS encoding outer membrane beta-barrel family protein, with protein sequence MIIKLWLLLLLLFLSFFGKAQRVTTEKPTDSLKHTKDKTTDISEVIIQSPARNVKLSDGNLTVAVSGNKDFKTSANLFEVLRKTPGVIVDQEDGIFVGGRVTPAVFINGKSVVLGTQELQAYLRSLSPEMVESVEINTNPSSKYDAEFKGIIDIKLKKNTNLGWRGTYNGNIYINKFNYRENTLNLSYNTEKVAYNLLMGYNDGVSIYRYNALQRLADTNIMRTGTYQEDKGAVYSLQVGADFRLNAKNRFGLHLRSNFRESDRIRTGTLYTTDKSETELVFSTGSENPIDYSQNNYGITADYTFQHNDFKIGFLGNYLSVENKQQDEFINRDQPSSELLSYWKSDLFNKIDIYTGQIDGSRKIGNAEIEAGFKYSHSVTHNNIRYDTLSVNNQFVFDPTRSNIFSYREKIIAGYIAYRQKIGKFQMNAGIRFENTRSISDAVTIDSVVSRNYLKWLPSFSANYSSNQSNEWSISYSRKITRPVFSQLNPFRSYFSPLNYWIGNPYLLPSLTSQIKATYRYKNWITSFTIGKESDVMTRYPVYNPETNVLQYLGTNLPYRKFASLEISFPLKITKWWNVSSQLAGYYNYEFRPYLEEVFALAVYNYEIRLNQVFTLPEGYTINLFASYESKTGNSLYIIKPRYAVDLSVQKFWLDNKLNTRLGYNNIFDSNDQSLEFRHKQIMDNRFTHWWDSSRFFLSLSYTFGSSKYQAKETQRTEEESRAR encoded by the coding sequence ATGATCATCAAATTATGGCTGTTATTGCTGCTTCTTTTTTTATCATTTTTTGGAAAAGCACAGCGGGTTACAACAGAAAAGCCAACCGATTCCCTGAAGCATACCAAGGATAAAACTACTGATATTTCAGAAGTCATTATACAGTCTCCCGCGCGAAATGTGAAGTTGAGTGATGGAAATCTGACGGTGGCTGTTTCCGGTAATAAAGATTTTAAAACGTCTGCCAATCTTTTTGAAGTGTTGAGAAAAACACCGGGAGTAATCGTAGACCAGGAAGATGGAATCTTTGTCGGTGGAAGAGTCACTCCTGCGGTATTCATCAATGGAAAATCGGTAGTGCTGGGCACGCAGGAGCTGCAGGCTTATTTGCGTTCTCTGTCACCGGAAATGGTAGAGTCTGTCGAAATAAACACCAATCCATCTTCAAAATATGATGCGGAATTCAAAGGCATTATTGATATTAAACTAAAGAAAAATACCAATCTCGGCTGGAGAGGAACTTATAATGGAAATATCTATATCAATAAATTTAATTACAGAGAAAATACACTAAACCTTTCATATAATACAGAAAAAGTAGCTTATAATCTGCTGATGGGGTACAATGATGGAGTTTCCATATACCGCTATAATGCTTTGCAGCGATTGGCTGATACCAATATCATGCGCACCGGGACCTATCAGGAAGATAAGGGGGCGGTTTACAGCCTTCAGGTTGGTGCAGATTTCAGATTAAACGCTAAAAACAGATTCGGTTTGCATCTGAGAAGTAATTTCAGAGAGAGTGACCGGATCCGTACGGGAACACTGTATACTACTGATAAAAGTGAAACAGAGCTTGTTTTTAGTACCGGAAGTGAAAATCCGATAGATTACTCCCAGAATAATTATGGAATAACTGCTGATTATACTTTTCAACATAATGATTTTAAAATAGGCTTTTTAGGAAACTATCTTTCCGTAGAAAATAAACAGCAGGATGAATTCATCAACAGAGATCAGCCTTCTTCTGAACTTTTATCCTATTGGAAGTCTGACCTTTTCAATAAGATCGATATTTATACAGGGCAGATTGACGGCTCCCGGAAAATCGGAAATGCAGAAATAGAAGCTGGATTTAAATACAGCCATTCAGTTACTCATAATAATATCAGGTATGATACCCTTTCTGTGAACAATCAATTCGTATTCGATCCTACGAGAAGCAATATTTTCTCGTACAGAGAAAAAATCATAGCCGGTTATATCGCTTACAGGCAGAAAATTGGAAAGTTTCAGATGAATGCAGGGATAAGGTTTGAAAACACTCGAAGCATTTCAGATGCCGTGACCATTGATTCCGTTGTTTCGAGAAACTATCTTAAATGGCTGCCGTCTTTCAGTGCAAATTATTCTTCAAATCAATCCAATGAATGGTCTATTTCTTACAGCAGAAAAATAACCAGACCTGTTTTTTCACAGCTTAATCCGTTCCGGTCTTACTTCAGTCCACTGAACTACTGGATCGGAAATCCTTATCTTTTGCCATCCCTTACCAGCCAGATCAAAGCCACTTACCGTTATAAAAACTGGATTACCAGCTTCACTATAGGAAAAGAAAGTGATGTAATGACCCGGTATCCGGTCTATAATCCGGAAACCAATGTCCTGCAATATCTCGGTACCAATCTTCCTTACCGGAAGTTTGCTTCTCTGGAGATCAGCTTTCCGTTAAAAATTACGAAATGGTGGAATGTCAGCAGCCAGTTGGCAGGATATTACAATTATGAATTCAGACCTTATCTTGAAGAAGTCTTTGCACTGGCTGTTTATAATTATGAAATAAGACTAAACCAGGTCTTTACCCTGCCCGAAGGATATACGATCAATCTATTTGCCAGCTATGAATCTAAGACAGGAAACAGCCTTTACATTATTAAACCACGCTATGCCGTAGATCTGTCTGTTCAGAAATTCTGGCTGGATAATAAACTGAATACCAGGCTTGGATATAATAATATTTTTGATTCCAATGATCAGAGTCTTGAGTTCAGGCATAAACAGATCATGGACAACCGCTTTACCCACTGGTGGGACAGCAGCAGGTTTTTCCTCTCACTGAGCTATACTTTTGGAAGCTCAAAGTATCAGGCCAAAGAAACTCAGAGAACAGAAGAAGAAAGCAGGGCAAGATAA
- the ctlX gene encoding citrulline utilization hydrolase CtlX: protein MQTTDTVLMIEPIAFGYNAETAKNNYFQVEQTGSDIQSKALAEFNTFVGKLRGKGINVITIKDTLDPHTPDSIFPNNWVSFHKDGKVVLYPMFASNRRVERREDILETIENLGFEIDEIDDWSFSETQGHFLEGTGSMIFDHDNKIAYGSVSLRLDEKLFREFCTKYGFTPVVFHSYQTVGTERLPIYHTNVMMCVADRFVVICLDCIDDELEREKVIEAIKKSGKEIIEISEDQMQQFAGNMLQVQNKEGEKFLVMSQTAYQSLTQEQVAAIEKYCEIIYSDLNTIEVNGGGSARCMLAEVFLPKK from the coding sequence ATGCAGACAACAGATACAGTACTAATGATAGAGCCGATTGCCTTCGGCTACAACGCAGAAACAGCGAAAAACAATTATTTCCAGGTGGAACAGACAGGTTCTGATATCCAATCCAAAGCACTGGCAGAGTTCAATACCTTTGTAGGAAAGCTGAGAGGAAAAGGAATCAATGTCATTACGATAAAAGATACATTGGATCCTCATACCCCGGATTCTATCTTCCCGAATAACTGGGTAAGCTTCCATAAAGACGGGAAAGTGGTTTTATACCCCATGTTCGCTTCCAACAGAAGAGTGGAGCGAAGAGAAGATATTCTTGAAACTATCGAAAACCTTGGATTTGAAATTGATGAAATTGACGACTGGTCATTCTCTGAAACTCAGGGCCATTTTCTTGAAGGAACAGGCAGTATGATCTTTGATCATGACAATAAAATTGCATACGGTTCGGTTTCTTTAAGGCTGGATGAAAAACTGTTCAGGGAATTCTGTACAAAATATGGCTTCACACCGGTCGTTTTCCATTCTTATCAGACAGTAGGTACAGAAAGACTTCCCATATACCACACTAATGTAATGATGTGCGTTGCAGACCGGTTTGTAGTGATATGTCTTGATTGTATTGATGATGAACTGGAAAGAGAAAAAGTCATTGAAGCCATCAAAAAATCAGGAAAGGAGATTATCGAGATTTCTGAAGATCAGATGCAGCAGTTTGCAGGAAATATGCTTCAGGTTCAGAATAAAGAAGGGGAAAAATTCCTGGTAATGAGCCAGACCGCTTATCAATCTTTAACACAAGAACAAGTGGCAGCCATAGAAAAATACTGTGAAATCATCTATTCAGATCTGAATACGATCGAAGTAAACGGAGGCGGAAGTGCAAGATGTATGCTCGCTGAGGTTTTTCTTCCAAAAAAATAA
- a CDS encoding helix-turn-helix domain-containing protein, with protein MTFGQQMLFFFSAVGAFNGLLLGIYLLFVKKLKYIPDFFLGLLLLMLSLRVGISVGIYFYPDLPRLIPHLGLSALFFTGPALYFYVKSSFQQEHFDLKNCRRLFGILTLILGIVGLLYLFFPVTWDHYFGTFIYTVWSIFVFLTVYQYYFYSKQEVRSPNQFVVPVLISNVIIFLTYQLISTGWVQIYCAGGSLVFSFVLYANFLILFNKKYQQAPVKGTERYSNKKISGDQANSFTIKLERLMHAEELYKNPNLKLSDLASRMNISAHQLSQLLNDNLGKSFSTYINEYRIDEACEKIESGSYFKIEEIGYEVGFNSKSTFFSTFKKIKNTTPLLYRQAQSASDTRFQSSDL; from the coding sequence ATGACTTTCGGACAACAGATGCTATTTTTCTTCAGTGCAGTAGGAGCTTTCAACGGGCTTCTTCTGGGAATCTATCTGCTGTTTGTAAAGAAGTTGAAATATATACCTGACTTTTTTCTCGGGCTGTTGTTACTTATGCTAAGCTTAAGAGTCGGAATTTCAGTAGGCATTTATTTTTATCCTGATCTTCCGAGGCTTATTCCGCATTTGGGTTTGTCAGCATTGTTTTTTACCGGGCCTGCTCTGTATTTTTATGTGAAATCTTCCTTTCAGCAGGAACATTTTGATCTGAAAAACTGTCGCCGGCTATTTGGAATACTCACATTAATCTTAGGTATTGTCGGGCTGCTTTATCTGTTCTTTCCGGTCACATGGGATCATTATTTCGGAACCTTTATTTATACCGTTTGGTCCATCTTTGTATTTCTTACCGTTTACCAGTATTATTTTTATTCAAAACAGGAGGTCAGAAGCCCTAATCAATTTGTTGTTCCGGTTCTGATCAGTAATGTAATTATATTTCTGACATATCAGCTTATTTCCACAGGTTGGGTCCAGATCTATTGTGCAGGAGGAAGCTTAGTGTTTTCATTTGTGCTGTATGCTAATTTTCTCATTTTATTCAATAAAAAATATCAGCAGGCTCCGGTAAAAGGAACAGAAAGATATTCTAATAAAAAGATTTCGGGGGATCAGGCCAATAGTTTTACCATAAAATTAGAAAGGCTGATGCATGCTGAAGAATTATATAAAAACCCTAATCTGAAACTGAGTGATCTGGCATCCAGAATGAATATATCTGCCCACCAGCTATCCCAGTTGCTGAATGATAATCTGGGCAAAAGCTTTTCTACTTACATTAACGAATACAGGATTGATGAAGCCTGTGAAAAAATTGAAAGCGGGTCTTATTTCAAGATCGAAGAGATTGGCTATGAAGTAGGTTTTAATTCCAAATCTACATTTTTCTCTACTTTCAAGAAAATTAAAAATACAACTCCGCTTTTATACAGACAGGCTCAATCGGCTTCTGATACCAGGTTTCAGAGTTCAGATTTATAA
- a CDS encoding DUF4178 domain-containing protein, whose protein sequence is MHYVCPACDSENKLDLTFPVREYVCQTCSHLIDVASNNHARHLKVPTENVVLDIGQKGKIGDTEYTVTGIIVRKYGSSIFWREYYLKDSKGNDAFMSESDGHWVFLISIPADDFKSKDSQIATYAGRNYRWYETSQCSIHAAAGFFDEKLDFSLATYKEYVNGTRMISQEKTGKNIQYFYGAHIPRDKVKRGFKIANMPFYTGIGIVQPYYVDTRQAINIFCIAALLICLLQMYVYTSRTNETVFAETINFADVQDKEMVSKSFTLSGGSAPLKVNAFSGVDNSWANIQLSLVNEKTNEIIYTSRDIEQYHGYEEGESWSEGSQAEEFNLCGVSSGNYHFLISAEKEGALPTFSNLQSPDSKVMISRDKSGAIEITDTYKAQTTTFADGKTLEKDTSEVARLTKASFGTQKLDSLINAEAPKLTTDPISSNTYVQLKATWLPVSFWNFGFILFIMVALFVAMLIGKHFFNVKKWNNSSNSPYSPS, encoded by the coding sequence ATGCATTATGTCTGCCCAGCATGCGATTCGGAAAATAAATTAGACCTTACATTTCCTGTCAGGGAATATGTTTGTCAGACCTGTTCTCATCTCATTGATGTAGCATCAAATAACCATGCCAGACATCTGAAAGTGCCCACTGAGAATGTGGTTCTGGATATCGGACAGAAAGGTAAAATAGGAGACACAGAATATACCGTTACCGGAATTATTGTAAGGAAATATGGATCCAGTATTTTCTGGCGCGAATATTACCTTAAAGACAGCAAAGGGAATGATGCCTTTATGAGTGAAAGCGACGGGCATTGGGTATTCCTGATATCAATACCGGCTGATGATTTTAAAAGCAAGGATTCCCAGATAGCGACCTATGCCGGGAGAAATTACCGTTGGTATGAAACTTCCCAATGCAGCATTCACGCTGCAGCAGGTTTTTTTGATGAAAAGCTGGATTTCAGTCTTGCCACCTACAAAGAATACGTCAATGGAACCCGGATGATCTCCCAGGAGAAGACCGGGAAAAACATACAGTATTTCTATGGAGCTCACATTCCCAGGGATAAAGTGAAAAGAGGTTTTAAAATAGCGAATATGCCATTTTATACCGGAATAGGGATCGTTCAGCCCTATTACGTAGATACCCGCCAGGCCATCAATATCTTTTGTATTGCAGCATTGCTGATATGTCTGCTTCAGATGTATGTGTATACTTCAAGAACCAATGAAACCGTTTTTGCAGAGACCATCAATTTCGCTGATGTACAGGATAAGGAAATGGTCAGCAAAAGCTTTACCCTTTCGGGAGGTTCCGCACCATTAAAGGTAAATGCATTTTCAGGAGTGGATAATTCGTGGGCCAATATCCAGCTGAGTCTTGTGAATGAAAAAACCAACGAAATTATTTATACCTCAAGAGATATCGAACAGTATCATGGTTACGAAGAGGGGGAAAGCTGGTCGGAAGGAAGCCAGGCCGAAGAATTTAATCTTTGCGGAGTAAGTTCAGGAAACTATCATTTTCTTATTTCTGCAGAGAAAGAAGGCGCTTTGCCCACCTTTTCCAACCTTCAGTCACCGGATTCAAAAGTGATGATATCACGGGATAAATCAGGGGCCATAGAAATTACCGATACCTATAAAGCCCAGACGACAACCTTTGCAGACGGAAAGACACTGGAAAAAGATACGTCGGAAGTTGCCCGGTTGACAAAGGCGTCTTTCGGTACCCAAAAGCTGGATTCTCTGATTAATGCTGAAGCACCTAAGCTCACTACAGATCCCATTTCAAGCAATACCTATGTACAGCTCAAAGCAACCTGGCTGCCTGTATCATTCTGGAATTTCGGATTTATCTTGTTTATAATGGTTGCCCTTTTTGTAGCAATGCTTATCGGGAAACATTTTTTCAATGTTAAAAAATGGAACAATAGCTCAAATTCACCTTATTCTCCATCATGA
- a CDS encoding citrate synthase, with protein MSDNKVILNYDGNSYEYPIVDSTIGDRGIDISKLRDQTGLITLDLGYKNTGATISDITYLDGDKGELFYRGYPIEQIAEKSNFTEVMYLLLHGELPTQDQFTSFDNNIKKYNFIADEMKKIIDVFPRSAHPMGVLSSLTSALTAFNPKAVNVNSKEEMDHAAELMIAKFSHLCAWTYRKTQGLPLNHGDNNLNYVENFYKMAFRLPNADFEIDPVVVNALDKLLILHADHEQNCSTSTVRMVGSAHTGLFASISAGVSALWGPLHGGANQAVIEMLELIEKDGGDVSKYVAKAKDKSDNFRLMGFGHRVYKNFDPRAKIIKKAADDILTALGIQDKALDIAMQLERVALEDEYFVERKLYPNVDFYSGIIYRALGIPTEMFTVMFALGRLPGWISQWKEMRLKGDPIGRPRQVYQGAQQRNYIDIASR; from the coding sequence ATGTCAGACAACAAAGTAATATTGAATTACGACGGTAATTCATATGAATATCCAATCGTGGATAGTACTATCGGAGACAGAGGGATTGATATTTCAAAATTAAGAGACCAGACAGGTTTGATCACTCTGGATTTAGGTTATAAAAATACAGGAGCTACTATTAGCGACATCACTTACTTAGACGGAGATAAAGGAGAATTATTCTACAGAGGTTATCCAATCGAGCAGATTGCAGAGAAATCTAACTTCACAGAAGTAATGTATCTTTTATTACATGGAGAATTACCTACTCAGGATCAATTTACTTCTTTCGACAACAATATCAAAAAATATAACTTCATCGCAGATGAGATGAAAAAGATCATCGATGTTTTTCCTCGTTCTGCTCACCCTATGGGAGTTTTATCTTCTTTAACTTCTGCTTTGACAGCTTTCAACCCAAAAGCCGTTAACGTAAACTCTAAAGAAGAAATGGATCACGCTGCTGAGCTGATGATCGCTAAGTTCTCTCACCTTTGTGCATGGACTTACAGAAAAACTCAAGGTTTACCATTGAACCACGGAGATAACAACCTGAACTACGTAGAAAACTTCTACAAAATGGCATTCAGATTACCAAACGCAGATTTCGAAATCGATCCGGTAGTTGTAAATGCTTTAGATAAATTATTAATCCTTCACGCTGACCACGAGCAAAACTGTTCTACTTCTACAGTAAGAATGGTAGGTTCTGCTCACACAGGTCTTTTTGCTTCCATCTCTGCTGGGGTATCTGCACTTTGGGGACCACTTCACGGTGGTGCTAACCAGGCAGTAATCGAAATGCTTGAGCTTATCGAAAAAGATGGTGGTGATGTATCCAAATACGTTGCTAAAGCTAAAGATAAGAGTGATAACTTCCGTTTGATGGGATTCGGACACAGAGTATACAAAAACTTCGACCCAAGAGCAAAAATCATCAAGAAAGCTGCTGACGATATCCTTACTGCACTGGGTATTCAGGATAAAGCTCTTGACATCGCAATGCAGTTAGAAAGAGTAGCTCTTGAAGACGAATACTTCGTAGAAAGAAAACTATATCCAAACGTAGACTTCTACTCAGGAATTATCTACAGAGCATTAGGAATTCCTACAGAAATGTTTACCGTAATGTTTGCATTAGGAAGACTTCCGGGATGGATTTCTCAGTGGAAAGAAATGAGACTGAAAGGAGACCCGATCGGAAGACCAAGACAGGTTTACCAGGGTGCTCAGCAAAGAAACTACATCGATATCGCAAGCAGATAA
- the eno gene encoding phosphopyruvate hydratase, which produces MSAISYIEARQILDSRGNPTIEVDVFTENGAMGRAAVPSGASTGEHEAVELRDGGSEYQGKGVLKAVENVKEVIAENLVGQPVFEQNYIDQIMIDLDGTPNKGNLGANAILGVSLAVARAAAAELGMPLYKYVGGVNANTLPVPMMNVINGGSHSDAPIAFQEFMIMPVKADSFSHALRKGTEIFHNLKSILKGRGLSTAVGDEGGFAPTFNGTEDALDTLLQAIEKAGYKPGDDIMLALDCAASEFYKDGTYDYRKFEGDKGAHRSREEQVSYLAELANKYPIISIEDGMQEDDWEGWKMLTDKIGDRVQLVGDDLFVTNVDRLSRGVQEGIANSILVKVNQIGSLSETMAAVQMAQNNKFTSVMSHRSGETEDSTIADLAVAMNCGQIKTGSASRSDRMAKYNQLLRIEEALGETAIFPGLEAFKIKR; this is translated from the coding sequence ATGAGTGCAATTTCTTACATAGAAGCAAGACAGATTTTAGATTCCAGAGGTAATCCTACCATTGAAGTAGATGTATTTACAGAAAACGGTGCTATGGGCCGTGCAGCTGTTCCTTCAGGAGCATCTACAGGGGAACACGAAGCCGTAGAATTACGTGACGGAGGTTCAGAATACCAGGGGAAAGGAGTTTTAAAAGCTGTTGAAAATGTAAAAGAAGTAATTGCAGAGAACTTAGTTGGTCAGCCGGTTTTCGAACAAAACTATATCGATCAGATCATGATTGATCTTGATGGTACACCTAACAAAGGAAACCTTGGGGCTAACGCTATTCTTGGTGTTTCTTTGGCGGTAGCCAGAGCTGCAGCTGCAGAACTGGGAATGCCTTTATACAAATATGTAGGTGGAGTAAATGCCAACACACTTCCTGTTCCAATGATGAACGTAATCAACGGTGGTTCTCACTCAGATGCGCCTATCGCATTCCAGGAATTTATGATCATGCCGGTAAAAGCTGATTCTTTCTCTCACGCTTTGAGAAAAGGAACTGAAATTTTCCACAATCTTAAATCAATCCTTAAAGGAAGAGGCCTTTCTACAGCTGTAGGAGATGAAGGAGGTTTTGCTCCAACGTTCAACGGAACCGAAGATGCTTTGGATACTCTACTTCAGGCCATCGAAAAAGCAGGATACAAGCCTGGTGATGACATCATGCTGGCATTAGACTGTGCCGCTTCAGAATTCTACAAAGACGGAACTTACGATTACAGAAAATTCGAAGGTGACAAAGGAGCTCACAGATCAAGAGAAGAGCAGGTTTCTTACCTTGCCGAATTGGCCAATAAATATCCGATCATCTCTATCGAAGACGGTATGCAGGAAGATGATTGGGAAGGTTGGAAAATGTTAACGGATAAAATCGGTGACAGAGTGCAGTTGGTAGGTGATGATTTATTCGTAACCAACGTAGACAGATTGTCAAGAGGAGTACAAGAAGGTATTGCCAACTCAATCCTTGTAAAAGTAAACCAGATCGGTTCACTTTCTGAAACAATGGCGGCTGTACAGATGGCTCAGAACAACAAGTTCACTTCCGTAATGTCTCACAGATCCGGAGAAACTGAAGATTCCACTATTGCTGATTTGGCAGTAGCGATGAACTGCGGACAGATCAAAACCGGTTCAGCTTCAAGATCAGACAGAATGGCGAAATACAACCAGCTGTTAAGAATTGAAGAAGCTCTTGGTGAAACTGCAATTTTCCCAGGTTTAGAAGCATTTAAAATTAAAAGATAA
- a CDS encoding dimethylarginine dimethylaminohydrolase family protein, giving the protein MRLNIKNETGRLRSVVLGQPNSLGAVPTLEESYDAKSYYSIEHNIYPKEEDIINEMNAFEAVLKKYDVEVLRPSIIEDYNQVFSRDVAFVIDDKMIISNVIADRADEQEAYKNVFEKVAWRKIINLPETAHIEGGDVIVWNDFLFIGTCFSEDYRNYKTARTNEYAIEILKEYFPKKRIIDLELKKNDKVPFEGILHLDCTFNPVGEDKCIIYKNGFVDESDYRLIIDIFGEENCFHINDEEMFEMFPNIFSISPEVVVSDKAFTRMNNHLREVWGMTVEEIPYREISKMGGLLRCSTMPLVRE; this is encoded by the coding sequence ATGAGACTAAACATTAAAAACGAAACGGGAAGGCTGAGGTCAGTAGTACTAGGCCAGCCTAATTCTTTGGGAGCCGTTCCCACATTAGAGGAAAGTTATGACGCCAAGTCATATTACTCAATCGAACACAATATTTATCCTAAAGAAGAGGATATTATTAATGAAATGAACGCTTTTGAGGCTGTTCTTAAAAAGTATGACGTAGAAGTTCTGCGTCCAAGCATTATTGAAGACTACAATCAGGTTTTTTCAAGAGATGTAGCCTTTGTGATTGACGACAAAATGATCATTTCCAATGTGATCGCAGACAGAGCAGACGAACAGGAAGCCTACAAAAATGTTTTCGAAAAAGTAGCATGGAGAAAAATTATCAATCTTCCGGAAACAGCCCATATTGAAGGGGGAGATGTTATTGTATGGAATGACTTCCTTTTCATCGGAACCTGCTTCAGCGAAGATTACAGAAACTATAAAACGGCGAGAACCAACGAATACGCCATCGAAATTTTAAAAGAATATTTTCCCAAGAAAAGAATCATCGATCTTGAACTGAAGAAAAACGATAAAGTCCCGTTTGAAGGAATTCTGCATCTTGACTGTACCTTCAACCCGGTAGGAGAAGATAAATGCATCATCTATAAAAACGGATTTGTAGATGAAAGTGACTACCGCCTGATCATTGATATTTTCGGAGAAGAAAACTGCTTCCATATCAATGACGAAGAAATGTTTGAAATGTTCCCGAATATTTTTTCCATTTCCCCTGAAGTAGTGGTCTCAGACAAAGCATTTACAAGAATGAACAACCACCTGAGAGAAGTATGGGGAATGACTGTTGAAGAAATTCCTTACAGAGAAATCTCTAAAATGGGCGGATTGCTGAGATGTTCTACCATGCCGCTTGTGAGAGAATAA
- a CDS encoding winged helix-turn-helix transcriptional regulator, which translates to MRKETSTNAANEQFLFGICELNSAVSIIRGRWKSQIIYSISEGNNRFHLLKKELPNISEQVLGRQLKELETHKLIIKKEIPGTVPVGIEYILTNKGQDLIPILKNLCEWGKEYADGKEIIICNIS; encoded by the coding sequence ATGAGAAAAGAAACTTCAACCAATGCGGCAAACGAACAGTTTCTGTTCGGTATTTGTGAACTGAATTCTGCAGTAAGTATTATCAGAGGACGCTGGAAATCACAGATTATTTATTCAATTTCGGAGGGGAATAACCGGTTTCATCTTTTGAAGAAAGAACTTCCTAATATTTCTGAACAGGTTTTAGGGAGACAACTTAAAGAATTGGAAACGCATAAACTTATCATTAAAAAAGAAATTCCCGGTACCGTTCCTGTGGGAATAGAATATATACTGACAAACAAAGGGCAGGATCTTATTCCGATTCTGAAAAACTTATGTGAATGGGGCAAAGAATATGCAGATGGCAAAGAGATCATCATCTGCAATATTTCTTAG
- a CDS encoding S-adenosylmethionine decarboxylase family protein encodes MNPLSNKGLHILLTLETESEDLLLDSEGFLEFTESILKTKEVEIVGITNHVFENQSFTSAVCLKESHLCIHTWPEFRQLTFDVFLCNYTQDNTAKVEQIADEVVQYFKANTIQKHKIYR; translated from the coding sequence TTGAACCCATTATCAAATAAAGGTTTACATATTCTTCTGACTTTGGAAACAGAGTCAGAAGATTTGTTATTAGACAGCGAAGGTTTTCTGGAATTTACAGAAAGTATCCTGAAAACCAAAGAAGTGGAAATTGTTGGGATTACCAATCATGTTTTTGAAAACCAGAGTTTTACTTCAGCAGTATGCCTGAAAGAATCACATCTTTGTATTCATACGTGGCCGGAATTCAGACAGCTTACCTTTGATGTTTTTCTTTGTAATTATACTCAGGATAACACAGCAAAAGTAGAGCAGATAGCAGATGAGGTCGTTCAATATTTTAAAGCTAATACCATTCAGAAACACAAAATTTACAGATAG
- a CDS encoding alpha/beta hydrolase: MSTKSILLIIGLAISLQLFQAQERWILKSGFMSKPDTVFIFKPQAYKKTEKYPLVYLLHGYSENYRQWSRTTDLQKFSDQYKMIIVCPDGFTTWYINSPYNKGARAEDFFFKELVPQVHKNYSIDKKNIFISGLSMGGYGAIRYFLLHQDYFNTAGSTSGAFSLDPDMMKSASLQFFTTTRITDDLNKILGSPKEWKQYNISTLLKTYNKGKPFLIDCGSEDILYPSTVEIRDIADSLNIPITFISQPGNHNTEYWRNSIEHHFIFFRQHFK; this comes from the coding sequence ATGAGTACAAAAAGCATTCTGTTGATTATCGGTCTTGCAATAAGCCTGCAGCTGTTCCAGGCACAGGAAAGATGGATTCTGAAATCCGGGTTTATGTCAAAGCCGGATACGGTATTTATTTTTAAACCCCAGGCTTATAAAAAGACAGAGAAATATCCATTAGTCTATTTATTACACGGGTATAGTGAAAATTACCGTCAATGGTCCCGGACAACAGACCTGCAGAAATTTTCTGATCAGTATAAAATGATTATTGTATGCCCGGACGGATTTACTACATGGTATATAAACAGTCCTTATAATAAGGGGGCAAGAGCTGAGGATTTCTTTTTTAAGGAACTGGTTCCCCAGGTTCATAAAAACTACAGCATTGACAAAAAGAATATTTTCATCAGCGGGCTAAGCATGGGAGGATATGGGGCTATCCGGTATTTTTTACTTCATCAGGATTATTTTAATACCGCAGGAAGTACTAGTGGCGCTTTTTCTCTGGATCCTGACATGATGAAGAGTGCGAGCCTGCAGTTCTTTACTACAACAAGGATTACGGATGACCTAAACAAAATATTAGGTTCACCGAAAGAATGGAAACAGTATAATATTTCAACACTTTTAAAAACCTATAATAAAGGAAAGCCTTTTCTAATAGACTGCGGCTCGGAAGATATACTTTATCCTTCCACTGTTGAAATCAGAGATATTGCCGATAGCCTCAATATTCCCATTACATTTATTTCCCAGCCCGGGAATCATAATACAGAATATTGGAGAAACTCTATTGAACATCATTTTATTTTTTTCAGGCAACATTTTAAATAA